Proteins encoded in a region of the Paenibacillus sp. W2I17 genome:
- a CDS encoding ABC transporter permease has product MDLKLLWKQRRTGFWNGILPYLGYVIQSGVAMVFLFLVIAFSAWYTSFVQNIPAEFPIRWIALLLLAPLVLFSSYRTYLLPADIVFLRPQEYRMQEYLKNSFARGIIYKILGLLLVFVTLWPLYVRADLDARPFGWFIVFLLLWKGLSSYGAWQELRMVQVGAARGYRLLRWALAVLAVGAWLWQPPQRSVWFLLLLAVVYIVALRIPVKHRVAWERLIQVEQGQAGRVMRTLGWFVDVPSSGQKVSSRRWLSKWGSGLPWNAGKAYRYLITKTFIRTEVFSIVLRLVVLGMLLSWWTAGSYFGVGVYLFFLLLAGVQLGALRRSHSESFWIMIYPISGESRRSQVLGFIFHLHALAALLMWLPMLAAGASGLTVTGVALILGILVIVIMRRSQGNKWLKEEEDE; this is encoded by the coding sequence ATGGATCTCAAGCTGCTATGGAAGCAAAGACGCACAGGATTCTGGAACGGAATTCTTCCTTATCTGGGTTATGTGATCCAGAGCGGTGTAGCTATGGTCTTTTTATTTCTCGTCATTGCGTTCTCCGCCTGGTATACATCGTTTGTCCAGAACATTCCGGCGGAATTTCCGATTCGCTGGATTGCATTGCTGCTGCTGGCACCACTAGTGCTGTTTAGCAGTTATCGTACATATCTGCTTCCGGCAGATATCGTGTTCCTGCGACCACAGGAATACCGGATGCAGGAATATTTGAAGAACAGCTTTGCCCGGGGCATCATCTATAAAATTCTGGGCTTGCTGCTTGTGTTTGTTACACTGTGGCCGCTTTATGTCAGAGCAGATCTGGATGCACGGCCATTTGGCTGGTTCATCGTATTCCTGCTGCTGTGGAAAGGGTTGTCCAGTTATGGAGCATGGCAAGAGCTAAGAATGGTTCAGGTTGGGGCAGCAAGAGGATATCGTCTCTTGCGATGGGCTCTGGCAGTGCTGGCGGTTGGCGCCTGGTTATGGCAACCACCGCAGCGCAGCGTCTGGTTCCTGCTGTTGCTGGCTGTGGTCTACATCGTCGCCCTGCGTATACCGGTGAAACATCGGGTAGCGTGGGAACGACTGATTCAGGTAGAGCAGGGTCAGGCTGGCAGGGTTATGCGGACGCTCGGCTGGTTTGTGGATGTACCTTCATCCGGACAGAAAGTGAGTTCGCGTCGCTGGCTTAGCAAATGGGGGAGCGGTCTTCCCTGGAATGCAGGGAAAGCTTACCGATATCTGATTACCAAAACGTTTATTCGAACCGAAGTGTTCTCAATCGTGTTACGCCTAGTTGTACTGGGCATGTTACTGTCCTGGTGGACAGCAGGCAGCTACTTTGGTGTAGGTGTGTATCTGTTCTTCCTGTTGCTTGCAGGTGTACAGCTTGGTGCACTGCGTCGCAGTCATAGTGAATCGTTCTGGATTATGATCTATCCGATCTCGGGAGAAAGTCGTCGTTCTCAGGTGTTAGGATTCATATTCCATCTGCATGCACTGGCTGCATTGCTCATGTGGTTGCCTATGCTGGCTGCCGGAGCAAGTGGATTGACTGTCACCGGAGTAGCGCTTATTTTGGGTATACTGGTGATTGTGATCATGCGGCGTTCGCAAGGCAACAAATGGTTGAAGGAAGAAGAAGACGAGTAA
- a CDS encoding YjcZ family sporulation protein yields the protein MSGVEDTRGGYGCGGYGGFTNTGAILVLFILLVIITKSFLC from the coding sequence ATGTCTGGAGTTGAAGATACAAGAGGCGGTTATGGATGCGGCGGTTACGGAGGATTTACTAACACAGGTGCTATTCTCGTTCTGTTCATCTTGCTCGTGATTATCACTAAATCATTCCTCTGTTAG
- a CDS encoding aminotransferase class I/II-fold pyridoxal phosphate-dependent enzyme codes for MNPLAEQLNESIQTGSSHVYSMLSQLGKEIYFPKEGILSQSAEAASLAKTHNATIGIALEGGVPMHLQVIQEKLSAFQPKDLYPYAPPAGKPELRTVWRDKMLKETPSLKGKTFGNPIVTNALTHGLSIVADLFADEGDAVIYPDKNWENYELTFGIRRHGQLVHYPLFDDQLNFNSEGLLQALLDQKDKGKAIVLLNFPNNPTGYTPGAEEADAIVNTIRQAAEAGVNVVAVTDDAYFGLFFEDSIHESLFGKLANIHPRVLTVKVDGATKEEFVWGFRVGFITYAHEDAAVLHALEQKTLGIIRATISSGPHPSQTFVLDALKAPEFEAQKQEKFEIMKGRANKVKAILDSGKYGDAWDYYPFNSGYFMCLKLKEVGAEELRSHLLHKYGVGTIALGESDLRIAFSCIEESGLEDLYETIYRGVQDLRTT; via the coding sequence ATGAATCCACTGGCTGAACAGTTGAACGAAAGTATTCAGACAGGCAGCAGTCACGTCTACTCCATGCTGTCACAGCTTGGCAAAGAAATTTATTTTCCTAAAGAGGGGATTTTGAGTCAATCTGCTGAAGCAGCAAGCTTGGCCAAGACCCATAATGCCACGATTGGTATCGCCCTGGAGGGTGGTGTGCCGATGCATCTTCAGGTTATTCAGGAGAAGCTGTCTGCATTCCAGCCAAAGGATCTGTATCCTTACGCTCCACCTGCAGGCAAACCTGAATTGCGGACCGTCTGGAGAGACAAGATGCTGAAGGAAACGCCTTCCCTGAAAGGCAAAACGTTTGGTAATCCAATTGTAACCAATGCATTAACCCATGGACTAAGTATCGTAGCCGACCTGTTCGCCGATGAAGGGGACGCTGTCATATATCCGGATAAAAACTGGGAAAATTACGAGCTGACCTTCGGAATTCGTCGTCATGGCCAGTTGGTTCATTATCCCCTGTTCGATGATCAGTTGAACTTCAACAGTGAGGGTCTGCTTCAGGCTTTGCTTGATCAAAAGGACAAAGGTAAAGCGATCGTACTGCTCAACTTCCCGAATAACCCTACAGGTTATACGCCTGGAGCCGAAGAAGCAGATGCAATTGTGAACACGATTCGTCAGGCAGCTGAAGCGGGCGTTAACGTGGTTGCTGTAACAGATGATGCGTACTTCGGACTGTTCTTCGAAGATTCCATTCATGAATCCCTGTTTGGCAAACTTGCCAACATTCATCCACGTGTGTTGACTGTAAAAGTGGATGGTGCAACCAAGGAGGAGTTCGTATGGGGCTTCCGCGTTGGATTCATTACGTATGCCCATGAAGATGCAGCCGTTCTGCATGCATTGGAACAAAAAACTCTCGGTATTATCCGGGCAACGATCTCCAGTGGCCCGCATCCTTCCCAGACTTTTGTACTGGATGCGCTCAAAGCACCGGAGTTTGAAGCACAGAAACAGGAGAAGTTCGAGATTATGAAAGGCCGCGCCAATAAGGTAAAAGCCATTCTCGATAGCGGCAAGTATGGAGATGCATGGGACTATTATCCGTTCAACTCCGGTTACTTCATGTGCCTGAAGCTGAAAGAAGTTGGCGCTGAAGAACTTCGAAGCCATTTGCTGCACAAATATGGTGTGGGTACAATCGCGCTGGGTGAATCGGATCTTCGAATCGCTTTCTCCTGTATTGAAGAATCCGGATTGGAAGATCTGTATGAAACCATCTATCGTGGAGTTCAGGATCTGCGGACGACTTAG
- a CDS encoding pyridoxamine 5'-phosphate oxidase family protein, with protein sequence MRRKEFTVDEEQEITTFLDQCSFGFLGTVSPDGQPRVTPLNFVYMDGCFYFHGSLAGEKMKQIKQDSSVSFTVAEEFSLIPSYFSDPELACPATSFFKSVMAFGEAEPVKDLDIKGKVLQRFMEKLQPQGGYVPIDATDPRYTGNLKAVAVVRIIPEKISAKFKFGQNLSNERFDHISGQLEQRNEGRDTETAEMMRKYCPFHQQ encoded by the coding sequence ATGAGACGGAAAGAATTCACAGTAGATGAAGAACAGGAAATTACCACATTTCTGGATCAGTGCTCCTTCGGGTTTCTGGGAACGGTCAGCCCGGACGGACAACCACGGGTTACACCGCTGAATTTTGTATATATGGACGGTTGCTTTTATTTTCACGGCAGTCTGGCTGGCGAGAAGATGAAACAGATCAAACAGGATTCGTCGGTCAGTTTCACGGTGGCTGAAGAGTTCTCCCTGATTCCATCTTATTTCAGTGATCCTGAGCTTGCTTGTCCGGCGACTTCTTTCTTCAAAAGTGTTATGGCCTTCGGTGAGGCTGAACCGGTTAAAGATCTGGACATCAAAGGTAAGGTACTGCAACGATTCATGGAGAAACTCCAGCCACAAGGCGGATATGTACCCATTGACGCTACTGACCCGCGTTACACAGGAAACCTCAAAGCTGTAGCCGTAGTCCGAATTATCCCAGAAAAGATCAGTGCCAAATTTAAATTCGGACAAAACCTTTCCAATGAAAGATTCGATCATATTAGTGGTCAGTTAGAACAGCGCAATGAAGGAAGAGATACCGAAACTGCTGAAATGATGCGGAAATACTGTCCATTTCATCAGCAATAA
- a CDS encoding PLP-dependent aminotransferase family protein, which translates to MKTNEERCMMELWLPMDTYELQHRYKYEALYHALRDAIHAGTLVGGTRLPSTRELAKQYEMSRGSVAQVYDMLLADGYVHAHRGRGTFVTETLSTQENEKQEAVLKLSPWGERVQRLNTQHEVLRTQMSSPKPSVINFQMQRMPAEHFPLGEWRSALAAVHRSGWRESSGVAGDPELREAIASHLRWTRGIQAEPSQIVLFSGSMQGITLLSQLLITENTAVVLENPGYPGIAHAVKSCGGHIIPAEVDAAGIIPQPWEAQTLFVTPTRQFPTGAVLGLDRRRALLAWASKRNAVIIEDDYDSEFRWGGRPIEPLKVLDREQRVIYVGSFSQTMVASFRLGYAVLPPGLVEPLLAAKALYEPVPPALLEQRALAKFMTRGGYLRHLRRLTRLYGERHDFFVREMELQLPEAFTMQLGDAGLHIYATWNGDVDSYQRFKKLAQEDGILFRDAERYRLTSGHPAACFAFAHLEKEEITEGIRRMRLAWEKCTFSFR; encoded by the coding sequence ATGAAGACAAATGAAGAGAGGTGCATGATGGAATTGTGGCTGCCGATGGATACCTATGAACTTCAGCATCGATACAAGTATGAGGCATTGTACCATGCGTTACGTGATGCCATTCATGCAGGTACATTGGTGGGAGGCACGCGGCTTCCTTCCACCCGTGAGTTGGCAAAGCAATATGAGATGTCACGTGGTTCGGTAGCTCAGGTATACGACATGCTACTTGCGGATGGTTATGTCCATGCACATCGGGGAAGAGGTACATTTGTCACCGAAACATTATCCACTCAGGAAAATGAAAAACAGGAAGCCGTTCTCAAGCTGTCTCCCTGGGGCGAACGAGTACAGAGGTTGAATACGCAACATGAAGTCCTGCGGACTCAGATGTCTTCACCGAAGCCGTCCGTCATTAATTTTCAAATGCAGCGCATGCCTGCGGAACATTTCCCGTTAGGGGAGTGGAGGAGTGCACTCGCTGCGGTTCATCGCAGTGGTTGGCGAGAATCCAGCGGTGTAGCCGGTGATCCGGAGCTGCGTGAGGCAATCGCCTCCCATCTCAGATGGACACGTGGAATCCAGGCTGAACCCTCTCAGATTGTATTATTCAGTGGTTCAATGCAAGGCATCACCCTGCTATCTCAATTGCTGATTACGGAGAATACAGCAGTTGTATTGGAGAATCCGGGTTATCCGGGCATTGCCCATGCCGTCAAGTCCTGTGGTGGGCATATCATCCCGGCAGAGGTGGATGCCGCAGGCATTATTCCTCAGCCTTGGGAGGCACAGACGTTATTTGTTACCCCTACCCGGCAATTTCCAACAGGGGCCGTGCTGGGATTGGACAGAAGACGTGCCTTGCTTGCGTGGGCCTCAAAGCGGAATGCAGTCATCATTGAAGATGATTATGACAGTGAATTCCGATGGGGCGGAAGACCAATTGAACCCCTCAAAGTGCTTGATCGTGAACAGCGCGTCATCTATGTTGGTTCATTCTCACAAACGATGGTTGCTTCGTTCCGACTGGGCTATGCCGTACTGCCACCTGGTCTGGTAGAACCTCTCCTTGCCGCCAAGGCGCTGTATGAACCGGTACCTCCCGCACTGCTGGAGCAGCGCGCACTGGCGAAGTTTATGACCAGAGGAGGTTACCTGAGGCACTTACGACGGTTAACCCGGTTATACGGGGAACGGCATGATTTTTTTGTCCGAGAGATGGAACTACAGTTGCCGGAAGCATTCACGATGCAGCTTGGTGATGCAGGACTGCATATCTACGCTACCTGGAATGGCGATGTGGACAGTTATCAGCGATTTAAAAAGCTTGCTCAGGAGGATGGCATATTGTTCCGTGATGCAGAGCGATATCGGTTGACTTCAGGTCATCCGGCGGCCTGTTTTGCTTTTGCACATCTGGAGAAAGAAGAGATAACAGAGGGAATCCGGCGAATGCGGCTAGCCTGGGAGAAGTGCACATTTTCGTTTCGGTGA
- a CDS encoding AraC family transcriptional regulator — protein MLQASPSSFVILPAVAKIVCEPGWKWQKREKPMQNYDLFYVWSGEGTLVLNDQSYEVGKGSCFLFRPGDHPTATHNKQKPLVLTYIHFDVDVPVADVPQSYREVQETVEFEHLLARYVRLFLSDVYGRDEESRLILKQLMIHLLRADTEEPVEKKVSNQLSDVIQEVANYVRQHPGITHRVEDLAARAGLSPRYFSIKFKELVGSSVQSYIIRMRIERAEHLLVHTGMNVTEVADALGYRDIFFFSRQFKQYTGKSPSEIR, from the coding sequence ATGCTGCAGGCATCGCCGTCATCATTTGTTATTTTGCCCGCTGTCGCCAAAATTGTCTGTGAACCGGGCTGGAAGTGGCAGAAACGGGAAAAACCGATGCAAAACTATGATTTATTTTATGTATGGAGTGGTGAAGGAACGCTTGTACTAAATGACCAGTCATATGAAGTTGGCAAGGGTAGTTGTTTTTTGTTCAGGCCAGGCGATCATCCTACTGCAACACATAATAAGCAAAAACCGTTGGTACTTACGTATATTCACTTTGATGTGGACGTGCCTGTTGCTGATGTTCCCCAGTCCTATCGCGAGGTACAGGAAACGGTGGAGTTTGAGCACTTGCTGGCACGTTATGTAAGACTGTTCTTATCGGATGTGTACGGACGTGATGAAGAGAGCCGATTGATTCTGAAGCAATTAATGATTCATTTGCTGCGCGCCGATACGGAAGAACCTGTGGAGAAAAAGGTAAGCAACCAGTTGTCCGATGTGATCCAGGAGGTCGCCAATTATGTGCGTCAGCATCCGGGGATTACGCATAGGGTGGAAGATCTGGCTGCGCGGGCTGGCTTATCGCCCCGGTACTTCTCGATCAAGTTCAAGGAACTGGTGGGATCATCGGTGCAATCTTATATTATCCGCATGCGTATTGAACGGGCGGAACATCTGCTGGTGCATACCGGCATGAATGTGACCGAAGTGGCGGATGCTCTGGGTTACCGGGATATTTTCTTCTTCAGTCGTCAGTTCAAGCAATATACCGGCAAAAGCCCGTCCGAGATTCGTTAA
- the asd gene encoding archaetidylserine decarboxylase (Phosphatidylserine decarboxylase is synthesized as a single chain precursor. Generation of the pyruvoyl active site from a Ser is coupled to cleavage of a Gly-Ser bond between the larger (beta) and smaller (alpha chains). It is an integral membrane protein.) — MAKTLLRLMTELSSRKWISRTVGAFSKSRGSKAFIPYFVRTYDIPVQEAEKDWKEYRSLNDFFTRKLKPGMRPLELSEHALISPVDAKITAAGPISAGTLLNVKGQNYTLAELLNHSPHLEKYKHGYGFVLYLSPRDYHRIHAPVNGRKIESEHIKGKVYPVNDFGLTHMRSVLSRNERLITYIAHDYGEVAVVKVGAMNVSSIQYADTDTSTWAQGDDLAYFEFGSTVVLLTQSGTFEPNPGLQPGDSVKMGALLGRLKPKN; from the coding sequence ATGGCAAAAACGCTGTTGCGATTAATGACCGAGCTTTCTTCGCGCAAATGGATCTCCCGGACTGTGGGAGCCTTCTCCAAAAGCCGGGGAAGTAAGGCATTTATCCCTTATTTTGTCCGGACCTACGACATCCCTGTTCAGGAGGCCGAGAAAGACTGGAAGGAATACCGTTCACTGAACGATTTCTTTACCCGCAAATTAAAGCCGGGCATGCGCCCGTTGGAACTTTCAGAGCATGCACTGATCAGCCCGGTAGATGCCAAGATTACGGCAGCCGGTCCAATATCTGCAGGGACACTCCTGAATGTTAAGGGACAAAATTATACACTTGCTGAATTATTAAACCATTCTCCCCATCTGGAGAAGTACAAGCACGGGTACGGGTTCGTCCTCTATCTCAGCCCTCGCGACTATCACCGCATTCATGCACCTGTCAACGGCCGCAAAATAGAGAGCGAACACATCAAGGGCAAAGTTTATCCCGTGAATGACTTTGGCCTGACCCATATGAGATCCGTGCTTAGTCGAAACGAACGGCTCATTACGTATATCGCACATGATTACGGTGAAGTGGCGGTTGTCAAAGTAGGTGCGATGAACGTGAGTAGCATACAATATGCTGATACGGACACAAGTACCTGGGCACAGGGCGATGATCTGGCCTATTTTGAATTCGGTTCCACCGTTGTTCTGCTGACGCAGAGCGGCACATTCGAACCAAACCCGGGCTTACAGCCAGGCGATTCGGTCAAAATGGGCGCATTGCTTGGTCGTTTGAAACCGAAGAACTAA
- a CDS encoding YheC/YheD family protein, which yields MLQETIGIMFDSRMYRGIPAGRTGQESLANYEQAAASYGLTPCFLRLEDIDSDQKTCLAYVKKEGRYVRERMPLPSVIHNRSLQLRRTEQHQITKLMLQGIQVFNVRNRYRKDHIHDMLHQDLALREHLPHAVKATPESLAYMMEQYDDLVIKPCSGSIGHGIMRVFERDGQWKLTCETKAARKGWATFRLSKGQLPSATLRRIFRHAYLIEERIPLVRYEGRPVDLRVSVQRGGDGLWGITGMFAKAAPAHTFVSNIAQGGKVMKLAEALGLGESGFDLARLEYRIGLVALRIAQNLAASLPHLADLGLDLGITRSGQIYFIECNGRDQRYGFRKAGMSEHWKATYSKPMAYGRLLLEQNSRIPRQPQTYDRRLY from the coding sequence ATGCTCCAAGAAACGATCGGCATTATGTTCGATTCACGCATGTACCGGGGGATACCGGCCGGAAGGACCGGTCAGGAATCACTCGCGAATTATGAACAGGCAGCGGCCAGTTATGGATTAACCCCCTGCTTTTTAAGGCTGGAAGATATTGATTCGGATCAAAAAACATGTCTTGCCTATGTAAAAAAAGAAGGCAGATATGTTCGCGAGCGCATGCCACTGCCCTCCGTCATTCATAACCGCTCACTCCAGCTTCGCCGGACGGAACAGCATCAGATTACCAAGCTGATGTTGCAGGGTATCCAGGTATTCAACGTTCGCAACCGGTACCGTAAAGATCACATTCATGACATGCTTCATCAGGACCTCGCCTTGCGAGAACACTTGCCCCATGCAGTTAAAGCTACGCCAGAGTCTCTGGCCTATATGATGGAACAATATGATGACCTCGTCATCAAACCATGCAGCGGTAGCATCGGTCATGGTATTATGCGAGTCTTTGAGCGAGATGGACAGTGGAAACTAACCTGTGAGACGAAGGCTGCACGCAAAGGGTGGGCTACCTTCCGATTGAGCAAAGGACAGCTTCCTTCCGCCACCCTAAGGCGGATCTTTCGCCATGCCTACCTCATTGAAGAGCGTATCCCACTGGTACGTTATGAGGGCAGGCCAGTAGATTTGCGGGTATCTGTACAACGTGGGGGCGATGGTCTTTGGGGAATAACAGGCATGTTTGCCAAAGCGGCTCCTGCCCATACGTTTGTCAGCAATATCGCCCAGGGCGGTAAAGTCATGAAGCTCGCAGAGGCCCTTGGATTAGGAGAATCTGGCTTCGACCTGGCTCGACTGGAATACAGAATCGGACTCGTTGCACTTCGAATTGCCCAGAACCTGGCAGCCAGTCTGCCACATCTGGCTGATCTGGGTCTTGATCTCGGGATAACGCGCAGCGGCCAGATCTATTTTATTGAATGCAATGGACGGGATCAGCGTTACGGTTTTCGCAAGGCGGGAATGTCGGAACACTGGAAGGCAACGTACAGCAAACCGATGGCTTATGGGCGTCTGCTGCTGGAACAGAATTCGAGGATTCCGAGACAACCGCAGACATACGATAGGAGACTATATTGA